GGCGCCCGGCCGACAGCGCGCCCGCACTGGCCGCGGCCGAAAAAGCGATTACGGGATCGGTCCCCGACTCCGAGGACGCGGCGAAGGCCCGCACGGTGGCTGGCACGGCGTACCTGATTAACGGCGATCTGGCGAACGCCAAAGAAATGTTCCAGGCGGCTCGTCGCAGTCCGGCTTACAAGACCGCAGCGGGCAAACCCTGGGCACGGGCCGCGGATCAGGGGTTGGAAGCGGTGACCGATCCGGTCGCGCAGTACCGCCAGCCGGTTGTGTCCCGGGTCACCGACCCGAAGGCCGCCGCGGTGTCACTGGACGCGGGCATCGCGGCCTACAAAGCCGGGCGCTTCGATGTGGCGGTGAAGGCGCTGCTCGATGCCACGAAGAACGACCCCACCGATCCGGTCGCGTGGTACTTCCTGGGTGCGACCCGCTGGGCACTGGGTGAGGACGAGCAAGCGAAGAAAGACTTCGCTCAAGGCGCCGAACGCGAACGGGCGTCACTGTTGCCGAACCGCACGCTGAGTGCGGCCCTCGCGCCGATCCAGGGGCCGGGCCGCGACGCGGTCGACCGCGCGCGGCCGTAAACCGAAGAATAACGGCGCAAGCCACGGGGCCGGAACTCGCAAGGGTTCCGGCCCCGTGGCTTGCGCCGTTATTCTCCCCAAGTCACCGGCGAACCGCGCCCACAAGGGCGGTGTTGTTGGGCACTCCACTTACTTCTATCACCCTCGCGGGGCTACGAAGCATTCTCTTGTCTGATCCGTGTTATCGGCGTTATCCGCGGTTCTTCCTTTTTCTCACATAAAGAGTGCCACTACACCCGCTCCTTCGCGGTCCCGGCTCGTTGCACCGCTACGACAGGCCCGAAACGGGACTAACGCTCTCACTTCTTCCCGAAGAGCGACCATCCGCCCTTGCTGCCGGCTTCGCTCTCGCGGAAGAGCACGCCCTCGCGGTGGAACTGGCGCACCGCCGCGTAAAGCGCCAGCGCCACACACAGGCTCAGAGAGCCGAACACCGCCGGGGCGTGCAGCCACGGGAACGCATCCGGGCGCACGGACATGAGCCGCTGCTGGAACAGTAGCGCGTTCGCCATCGGCACCCAGCGCGTGAACCCGTCCAGTTCGATGCCCGGCGTCATGCTCCAGTACGCGAGCGGGAGCACCGCGAAGAACAGCGGAACCATGTAGTAGTTCCCCTCCTTCGTGCTGCGGGCGAAGATCCCCAGCGCGAGCGCGAGCGCCGCGAACAGCATCGCCAGCGGGATCGCGGCCAAAATGCACGCGGCCAATCCCGACAGCGAAATCAGCCCGTGCCCGAACAGCCCGGGGGCCACCAACGGGGCCACCGCCACCGCGACGAGCATGAGCGCCACGTTCCACATCGCGGTGCCGAACGAGAAGCAGGTCGTGGCGAGGAACTTCCCGGCCACGATCTCGGTGCGCTCCGCCGGGCTGATGAGCAGCGTCTCCATCGTCCCGCGCTCCTTCTCGCCCGCGGTCATGTCGATGGCCGGGTAGATCGCCCCGGTGAGCATCCACATCACCAGGAGGAACGGGATCACCTTCACCAGCATGTCGCGCAGGTCGTCGGCGATCTTCTTTTCGCTCGTCTTCTCCGATTGCGGGTCGCGGATCTCGATGGGCTTGTCGAAGTCCGGGGGCAGCCCGCGGCGCGCGAACCGGGCGCCCTTCACGTCGTCGGCCCACTTGTGCAGCACGGCCGTCACGCGCTGCACGGCGAGCTTCGAGTTCTCCTCGCCGTCGCGCCCGAGCACGCGCACCGTGGGGCGCTCGCCGCGGTCCAGTTTCGCCGCGGCGTCGGGGTCGATCACCACGACCGCGTCCGCCCGGCGCGAGGCGAGGTGGGCCGCGAGTTCCTCGTCGGTCGCGGCGTCGAGCGGCCGGGCGGTCAGCGGGGCCGAGTCGAGCGCGGTCGTCGCGTCCGCGGGCGCGACCTGCCCGTGGGGGCCGAGGAGCGGGGGGTACGTCCGCATCCGGTGCGCGGCGCCGCCCGCCCCGCCGAGGAGCGGCGAAACGTCCGGCTCCGCTCGCGGGAGGTGCTCGGTCCCCACCAGACCCACCACGAGTTTCTTTTCCTTCAGCGCCGTGACGAACAGAACCCCCACGCCCACGAACAGCGGGTACATGAGGACGGGCAGCCCGAGGATGAGGAACAGCGTGCGGCGGTCGCGCAACTGGTCGCGGACCTCGCGGGCGGCGATCAAACGGACAACGGACCAGCGCATGAATCGACCCGGTTCGGGGAACGGTGCTCGGGGTGTTATAGGGTGAAAGTTGGCGCGCCGAGTAGAACCGACCGAAGTGCCGCGCCCGGCGCGCGCTCAATTCCCCGAGATCCGGCGCCATTTGCTCCCCGGTTCTGTTTCGCGCCCCGCGATTCGGGTACAACGTGTCCATCGCGCCGGGGCCGACGCCCCGGCTCAGAACAGAGGGTTCCGAATGATCGCACTCACCCGCGCCGCGGTCGCGTCCGTGGCGCTCCTCGCGCTCGTTCTGCCGGCCCGCGCCGCCGACAAGCGGCCGATGAAGGTGGACGACCTGTTCGCGTTCAAGCGCGCCGCGGCGCCGCAAATCAGCCCGGACGGAAAGGCCGTCGTCTATCAGGTCACGACGGTCGATCTCGCCGCGAACAAGAGTAGCACGGCCTTGTGGCTCGCCCCGGCGGACGGGAAAGCGGAACCGAAACCGCTCACCGACCCGAAGGGCAAGAAGGACATGAACCCGCGCTGGGCGCCCGACGGCGAGCGCGTCCTGTTCGAGTCCACGCGCTCGGGTTCGGTCCAATTGTGGGTGCTGACGGCCGACGGCGCGGTGACGCAGATCACCGACATTAGCACCGGCGCCGGGAGCGGCGCCTGGGCGCCGGACGGCAAATCCGTGGCGTTCGCTTCGAGCGTGTATCCGGAGTTCAGCGAGAAGCCGTTCACCGAAAGTAACAAACTCAACAAGGAGAAGGACGACGAGATCGAGAAGAGCCCGGTGAAGGCGAAGGCGTTCTCGCGGCTGTTCTACCGGCACTGGGACGAGTACGTCGGCGACAAGCGCCAGCACCTGTTCGTGTGCAAGGTCGACGGCACGGAGTGCCGCGACGTCACCCCCGGCGACCGCGACGCCAACCCCACGAGCACAACGTTCAGCAGCGGCGACGACTTCGCGTTCTCGCCGGACGGCAAGTACCTCGTGTTCTCCGCGGTGCCGGAAAAAGGCGAGTCGTGGAGCACCAACTACGATCTGTGCCGCGTGAGCGTCACGAACACGTCGACCAAGTGGGAAACGCTGACC
The Gemmata palustris DNA segment above includes these coding regions:
- a CDS encoding ABC transporter permease subunit; its protein translation is MRWSVVRLIAAREVRDQLRDRRTLFLILGLPVLMYPLFVGVGVLFVTALKEKKLVVGLVGTEHLPRAEPDVSPLLGGAGGAAHRMRTYPPLLGPHGQVAPADATTALDSAPLTARPLDAATDEELAAHLASRRADAVVVIDPDAAAKLDRGERPTVRVLGRDGEENSKLAVQRVTAVLHKWADDVKGARFARRGLPPDFDKPIEIRDPQSEKTSEKKIADDLRDMLVKVIPFLLVMWMLTGAIYPAIDMTAGEKERGTMETLLISPAERTEIVAGKFLATTCFSFGTAMWNVALMLVAVAVAPLVAPGLFGHGLISLSGLAACILAAIPLAMLFAALALALGIFARSTKEGNYYMVPLFFAVLPLAYWSMTPGIELDGFTRWVPMANALLFQQRLMSVRPDAFPWLHAPAVFGSLSLCVALALYAAVRQFHREGVLFRESEAGSKGGWSLFGKK